In Eremothecium gossypii ATCC 10895 chromosome II, complete sequence, the genomic window CTTGGTGAATTGTTTGTTGTTCTTGTTGGCAGCGGAAGCGACCTTCAAGACGTTGAATCTAACGGTCTTGGAGATTGGTCTACATTGACCGACAGTGACAATGTCGCCAAGCTGGACACGGAAAGCTGGGGAAACGTGGACTGGAACGTTCTTGTGTCTCTTCTCGTATCTGTTGTACTTTGGAACGTAGTGCAAGTAGTCTCTTCTGATGATGATGGTACGGTGCATCTTGGTGGAGACAACGGTACCGGTCAAGATCTTACCACGGATGGAGACCAAACCAGTGAAAGGACACTTCTTGTCAATGTACGAACCCTCAATAGCGGTCTTTGGGGTCTTGAAGCCCAAGCCGGCGTTCTTGTACCATCTCTTGGTTCTTCTGTTGGCCTTAGCCTTTGGGTTGGTGAAGATGTGAGGTTGCTGCACATAAATGTTAGTACCTGGATCCTGGAATTTATCTCGTGTTGCCGTCTCTAGAATGCCTGCATCCCCGCGTTACCTCTTGCAGCCGTACGCTGCTGTCCGGGAATACTCGGCGCCTATGCGCCTCTTCTGGTCCGGCATCAGTTGCGATCGGCCGCGGTAACCTCATCTGTCCCACTCGGAGGTTATTCTATTGACGGCATATCACATCGTAAGGCTGAGAAGTTCTGCATACCTTTTGGAAAGCTCTTTCAGCTTGAACGGTCAATTCAGTGGACATCTTGCGTTTATCGTTGCTAGGCCTTTAACTCAACAGTAGCTAAACCTCAATATTTACTACTACCTATAATATCAAACCTGGAAAATTTGTAGATACTAAGGCGTATGCGATTGCGGCCTACGCTGGGCGGAGCCAGCGTCGTGCGCCTGCCGCGGTGTTCCAGAGTAGGAGGATTCCAGGCAGGGTCCGCCTACGCACAGGCGGGCGTGGTAGGAGAACTGGATTTTCTCACGCAGCGACGCAAATTTTATATAATGTACGGGTGTAACAGTCATACAGCAAACaatatcacgtgatgatTTTACCGATGGAACCGCCCGGGCTTGATGATCTATAAGTATCGTGCGCCGTCTACGAGAGTCATATTTCCTCCCCTTCACCACAGGGGGTAGCTGACCAATTAGGGAGGCAGTGTGAATGTCCTCACCAATTATATAAATGTAGCACTCAGGCTCAGACATCTGGCAACGAAGATCGTAGAACATGTCGGACATACCAACGGAGCAGAAGGTTGTGCTCATCCGCGAGACTGGCGGACCAGAAGTGCTGCGGTATGAAGAAGACTACCCAGTGCCCGAAGTTCGGGGTTCTGATATATTGATCAAGAATCGGTACGCTGGTGTGAACTTCATCGAGACATATTTTCGCACGGGGCTGTACCCTTGTGAAAAGCCGTATGTGCTTGGGCGGGAAGCGGTCGGAGTAGTGGCGGCCATCGGCGCTGACGTCAGGCGCTTCAAGGTTGGAGACCGGGTTGCATGTCTCTCCTCGGGGACGTTTGCGCAATACACGGCTGTGTCTGAAAAGAGCAACGTTTTGAAGCTGCCCGATGACATCCAAGATGGCGAGTTACAGGCGGTTGCAGGTTCTCTGGTTAACGGGTTGACTGCTCTGACACTGGTAGATGAAGCCTACAAACCGCAGGTGGGTGAGATTGTACTGGTTTATGCTGCTGCGGGTGGTGTAGGGCAGCTACTCATCCAATTATTGCACGCGCGCTCTGTGCGGGTCATTGCCGTGGCGTCAACCGATGAAAAGCTGCAAATAGCGAAATCGCGTGGTGCCGAATTTCTCATTAATTCTTCACGTGAAGATATCGTTGCAAAGGTACTGGAGTTTACCGATGGTGAGGGAGTTGGTGCGAGCTACGACTCCGTAGGCAAGGATACATTCGAGACAACCCTCCAGTCAGTCAAACGCAAAGGCACCATTGTGTCGTTTGGGAACGCCTCTGGCGCAGTTCCACCGTTCAGTATTCAACGGCTGACCCCCAAAAATCTCAAAATCTTGCGTCCGCAACTCTATGGGTATTTAGCGACGCGGGAAGAATGGGAATACTACTCCTCTAAGTTACTGCACCTAATTCGGAGTAAAAAATTGATTATTAATATCACCAATCTGTCTCCATTAGAAGAGTTTAAACGGCTTACACAGCTGTTGGAGTCGAGACAGACTACAGGGAAGCTTCTGTTAGCAATACCGGACTGAAAGCTGTTAAAACAATACTATTTTTTTTGCTGAATCTTGTAGCCGGAAACGAGAATTTAACGACTGACACTTGGTGCGTCAGTGACTTGACACAAAATTATCGTGCGGATACTCTGTAGAGGTTACTTCACAAAAACATTTATTTAAACTGCTAATA contains:
- the ZTA1 gene encoding NADPH:quinone reductase (Syntenic homolog of Saccharomyces cerevisiae YBR046C (ZTA1)), which gives rise to MSDIPTEQKVVLIRETGGPEVLRYEEDYPVPEVRGSDILIKNRYAGVNFIETYFRTGLYPCEKPYVLGREAVGVVAAIGADVRRFKVGDRVACLSSGTFAQYTAVSEKSNVLKLPDDIQDGELQAVAGSLVNGLTALTLVDEAYKPQVGEIVLVYAAAGGVGQLLIQLLHARSVRVIAVASTDEKLQIAKSRGAEFLINSSREDIVAKVLEFTDGEGVGASYDSVGKDTFETTLQSVKRKGTIVSFGNASGAVPPFSIQRLTPKNLKILRPQLYGYLATREEWEYYSSKLLHLIRSKKLIINITNLSPLEEFKRLTQLLESRQTTGKLLLAIPD
- a CDS encoding 40S ribosomal protein uS17 (Syntenic homolog of Saccharomyces cerevisiae YDR025W (RPS11A) and YBR048W (RPS11B); 1-intron), with product MSTELTVQAERAFQKQPHIFTNPKAKANRRTKRWYKNAGLGFKTPKTAIEGSYIDKKCPFTGLVSIRGKILTGTVVSTKMHRTIIIRRDYLHYVPKYNRYEKRHKNVPVHVSPAFRVQLGDIVTVGQCRPISKTVRFNVLKVASAANKNNKQFTKF